Proteins found in one Amblyraja radiata isolate CabotCenter1 chromosome 45, sAmbRad1.1.pri, whole genome shotgun sequence genomic segment:
- the LOC116968641 gene encoding RNA-binding protein 4-like isoform X2, with protein sequence MVKIFIGNLPRLATKEQVTKLFEKYGKLTECDIIKNYGFVHMEDKEAAEEAIKNLHHHKLHGLPINVEASKSKVKTSTKLHISNIGGECTNQELRARFEEYGPVIECDVVKDYAFVHMEREEDAMEAIRGFDGTEFKGVIFVPRQQSGVSK encoded by the exons atggtGAAAATCTTCATCGGGAACCTGCCTCGGTTGGCGACGAAAGAACAGGTGACGAAGCTGTTCGAGAAGTACGGCAAACTGACCGAGTGCGACATCATCAAG AATTATGGCTTTGTTCACATGGAGGACAAGGAGGCAGCGGAAGAGGCGATCAAGAACCTGCACCATCACAAACTCCACGGGCTTCCAATCAATGTGGAAGCCAGTAAGAGCAAGGTGAAGACCTCGACCAAGCTGCACATCAGCAACATTGGTGGTGAATGCACGAACCAGGAGCTGCGGGCCAGGTTCGAGGAGTATGGACCTGTCATTGAGTGTGACGTTGTCAAGGACTACGCCTTTGTGCacatggagagggaggaggatgcCATGGAGGCCATCCGAGGGTTTGATGGCACTGAGTTTAAAG